One Triticum dicoccoides isolate Atlit2015 ecotype Zavitan chromosome 3B, WEW_v2.0, whole genome shotgun sequence genomic window, ggtcaggttaatcgtgctccggcgtggtcaataacctctcagagttggtttagcgattgctaaggcgcgacgtcctcgcgcgttcgtagtcggatcgtcaaagtcgacttcctccaaaacgatagccaccatcaaatcgaaagacgagacacctttgcctctatcaagaaccAACTATGCATGTGCCATGGGGCGAAGCCAAATTGCAAACAATGACTCACGTGGCATCCTCCCAGTCGAACAACAGAATCTGCGAGAAGAGTGGACGAACCTGCCGAATGACACGCACCCCTGCAGGATCAGCATGCATATCGAACATGAAAACGCCAAAGATCACGTAACCAAATCAACGAATCAATCCAGGGCGTGCATGCAGGCCAATGTGAACACACCGATCCAGCCCACGTGCACACCAATGGAAAACTCGGCACAAATCATGTGGAGGACCTGCTAGAGCCACCCGAACAAATCCACACAGCCACATCCCCAGTAAATAAGTTGTCATCGCCCATTGGTCCGATTAACGCTGTTTAAAAACTCAAAAAACCCAGGTAAATGAAACTGAGCTTGGTGTAGTATATTTAAAATTTAGAATTAACGTGACAGGTTTTATTGGCCTGATTTAGGctgtaaaaaaagtaaaaaaatatcaAATAAGAAACTTAGTGAGAAATAGGGTAAAGAAAAATTGCAACACACACCCATAATTGTACACGCCGATGGAGAGGAAGTTGAGAAAAATTGCAACTAAACGTTATGTCCACACACCAGATCCTACCCCGCCACGTCCCAAATAAATATACGTGTCACCCATACATAGGTCCCTAAGTCACTTTCATCCAAGTGGCCAAACGGGGAAGCAAAATCCTTTTCAGATATAGTGGTTTGGGTATACTACCCTATAAGACCTGCAGGGCGTGTCTTTATCTCGCCAGCCCAATAGGATCATGTGGGTTTGTTTTATCGCTATATTTCGttcatatttttattttgtttatattttCGAAATAATTTatattaaattaattaatttaattattctaAAACATACATCacgcattcaaaaaatgttcatgcagtGTAAAGACTGTTCAATCAATTTAAAAAATGCATGTAGCATTAAAAAGAAGGTTCCTGATATTAATTTATAAAAATTATTTTGTACCATACAAAAAATATTCATGACATTTTAAAAAGCTGTtcatgcattttcaaaatcctttgTCTGTAATTACAAAAATTCATACCATTCAAAAACAATGTTGATGATATTTAAACTGTTCACGTGTTTCCAAAATTTGTTCGAGACATTTAGGGAAGTCTAAACAATGTAAAATATATAAACATGTGTATGCATAACATGTATGATTTTTTTTACATGTAGTCGAAAActgaaaagaagaaaaaataaaaataggaaaCAACAAACCGAATAATGAAAACAAAAGAGATCCGATGAAAATCGTAAAGAAAAATACAGAAAAAGTGTTAAAAACGCGTGAAACCTTCATAAAACTTCACTAGGCCAGCCCACTAACGCAGCTAGAGAGGACGGGAGATCTCGCAATAAGTGAGACGTAGTTCCCACGGACCAGCAATGGCGGAGCTTTTCCGTTGGGGTTGACGTGGACCGTGGTTCGTCCATAAGTTCTGCACTTGTTTTTTTCAGGGTAGTTTTGCACACTTTCTAATACCTGTACCTATGCTTTGTAGCCTAGTCCACGTAGCAGCGGCACATGCACACAGCAGAGATCATCCCTTCTCAAAAGACAAAAACAAGAGAGCAGCCGGTGTCCACCAACATCTTGAACGTGTTTGGTTGGTCGCATTAGTCTCAACCAAGACCGCGCGGGGAGAAAAAGGCCCATTTGGTTTACCCGCATTCACTATTGGGTCTGCATAGCACGAAGATTAAAGCACTTCTGGCCCTGCATCCCTAAGAACGCTCAAATCGGCCGTTTTTCCTCAGCCAGGCCCGAGCGATGCAACCCTAGGCATGTGGGCGTGGGCGGTTGCACGAGTGGGTGCGGTCCCGAGACGTCGCGTTGTTTCCAGACGCATCATCATAAATTAACCTCACCTCCCCCTCCTCACCGCTCTCTCCCCTCTTCCCCACTCACACTGGCGGCGGCAACGGCGACAACCACCTGAGCTCTACTGTGAATCAACCGAAGACGGCGGCAACAACCACCGGAGCGACTGCAGACATCCATCGGAGCGCATCGACCATGGCGGTAAGACCTCATCCTCTCTGTACATTCACTGCTTTAAACACGGGCTAGATTCGATTAGAGCACGTCATTGAAGAGTTAGGGGGATTGAACACatccgggggaaggattcgattagaACACATCAATCAATTCTGCATCTACGACTCATAGGTTATTTTTCGATTACATTGGGGGCGGGAATTGGATTGTCTAGCTGCGGCGACCCTAGTGTCGCGTCGAGCGTGGGGGGGGGGGCGTAGTCAGCTTCTTTTCTTCCTCATCGTCTTCGTCAAGAATGATGGGTCCTGCACGGTCGCCTGGCGCCGGAGCCCTAGCCACCATCTGCACGTCATCGTTATCGGACTCTGACGACCCGAACGTACTACTCCAGTACGCCGCAGCACGCTGGTCTTGAGGCGccttgtcactagtagaaaacagggctttcgtctgaactcaatatacacattagtcccggttgcatcacgaaccgggactaatgctactaatgtgagcattagtcccggttcgagcggctaagGCGTCGGGAaggtattagtcccggttcaaatgggacatTTAGTCCcgatcccggttcgtgtctcaaaccgggactaaggtTTCAAActttatcccccccccccccacgtgtatcgccttttcagttttgtaaaaaaagaagaaaatgataaaaacttcaaaaattaagatCCTTCGAGATGCAGTTATGTTACTACatatactagttaggaaaatttaaaaacttcaatttggacatgttttgctaaaaagtgttatgaaaaagtaaaacgaccATATCTTTTGCATATGATGTCAAAAAAACccacataatatatcaaaaaaatcagcatgAAAATCCGCTTCCGATTTTGATGGTCgtaggcctgtttgcaaatttttagaatccttaaATTCTGAaaagaaaaaaagttatgctcaaatttcaatttttttgacttttcgtcaaatctggtcaaactacttattcgagaaatattagtgttaataaatattttttaaatttttttgacttttggtcaaactatggtcaaatctggtcaaacagtggtcaaactatggtcaaactacttattcaagaaatattagtgttactaaataattattgttttttagaataatagtttcaaactcaaacgatgcttaatgctcaagttcaactcctaagggttaataggattgacagcttagtattgtcaggaaaacaagaagtgcagacttggaaactaggggaaatagaactcgaaagttaagcatgctcaggctagAGTAGTAAGAGGATGGGTGACcagccgggaagttagacgatttggaatgagtggttCATAATTGAGCAGTGATGGGGAGTGATTATagtgggtgattagagattaaaggtttGGGCTTTAGTctcaacctttagtcccggttccagaaccggaactaaaggccctctagaatcgggactaatggcccgttttctactagtgtgtactGACTATACTTGGCCCATCTTGCCCGATGTCGACCATCGCCGGAGTTTGCCTGATTCATGGCCCAGTGCAGGTTGTCCACTGACATCGTGCCCTTGGCTGGGTCCGGAACCAATGTCTTCAACTCGTCCGGTGTAGCCTTCTTGAGCACATCATCGGCCTCCTTGTGCATGTCATCGTAGCTGCTGAAGTTCGAGCACACTTCCATGGTTTGCTCGAACTTCTTGCGGTCACTGAGCGAGCACCCAAGGAAGAAGGCCCTCCATCCAATGCACCAGGGGAAAGGGTTGGGGTTGGAGTTGGAGTTCATGGCGAGGGAGAGGTGGTGAAAAAGAGAGGTGGAAGAGAAGAGGTAGTGAAACTaagaggtggaagaggagaggtAGTGAAATACAGGGGGTTTGAGTGCGGTGGTAGGTTAGTTGGGTGGGTTAATATAGGAGAGCTCGGACGATATGAATGAATGCTGACCATTGAACTGCGTGTTGTTCATAATGCAGATGGACAAGGGCAAGGATGGCGTGCCACCATTGGAGAAGGGCAAGGAGGTTGTGCCTCCATTGGACGAAGTGCAAGTGCTGGATCACCCAAGCCTCAAGCGGAGGAACTATGGCCACTTCCATTAGGAGTCAGGACCAAACCACTTCTGCAAGGTTATCCTTGCTCCTAAGCTGGAGAGTCTGCCATTACCTCTGGACTTCACAAAGCACTTCCCCGCCATCCATACAGAGTTCAAGCTGAAGACAAACACCGGCTATGCATGGAGGGTGACGGCGAGGGTGATCGACGGCAGGGTCACCCTTGATCAGGGCCAGGCCACCTTCGCCGCCGTTCACCAGATCATGACCGGGTATGTGACGTTCAAACTGTTGTCCCCCGACACCATGAAGATGATCGTTTTCAACAACGAGGGCGTGGAGGTGATCACCAAGTGCAAGGAGCACGACAATGGCTTCGTCGTGGGCGCCTGAGCTCCTATGGTCCAGTCCTTCGTTGTTCTTCCTTTAAGACTTCGGTTTCGTTTAGAACTCATCATACTATGTTGGTTTAAAACTTGTTATGTATCGTTAAGACTTATGTTTGTGTGTGGTTAAGACTTATGTTTGTTTAGTTGTTACTAGTTCATGTGTGCCTTTTGTAAGCTCACCACATTATCAAGTAGGAGGTTACCACACAACTGTCCTAGATGTAACCAAACAACCGGACTTGTGTTTCCCCTCAAACAAGTCCGCAGACAAACAACAGGCCTTTCGTTTTAGCACATTCAGGCTAGAGGCGATGCAGCCAACCAATCAACATGCAGATATTGGTTTTTAGCTTGTATATGTTCAGCCAGGCCCAATTGGGACAAGTATGCAAAATGGCAAAAAACGGTGCAGGTAACCAAACGAGCCCTTTGTGTACATCTTGTGTCCCAGCAAGCGGGTGGGGGTTGCTACTCGCCATACGGGCACGAAGACTTTCTGGTTGTCATCGACAAGGTCGAGTCGATTCCGATAGGTAGTGGTCGTTCGGTGGTTTAGAGACCTCAACGTAGATTTTATTAATGTTTGAGGTGGTTTGTCCTTCTGGTGAATTTTTATTGGATCTGGAATCTTTTTTAGAAGAAAAAGAAATTTGGTAGTACGTGGCCTTCCTTACAAGCCTGTTATTACGGATCAAATATCACTCAAAATTGTACTACTCCTTCGTTACCAACCATTCTCGTCAGAATTAGAAAGAAAAGAAACTTCATCATTTTACCAACCTTCTTGGAAAAAAAAGGAGCAGCCGGTGTCCATAGGCAACTTGTGCACAACAAGCGCGAGGGGGTTGCTACTTGCCTTACGGGCATGAAGACTTCCCGGCTGTTATCGATAAAGTCGAGCTGATTCGACTCCGATAGAAGAGCGACGACAGCGGCACATCAGCAGCTTGTTCTGACAACGGTAGTGGTCATTCGGTGGTCAAGCGACCTTGATGTTATGTTTATGTACTTCTAGTGAACTTTTATATTAGATATGGATCATTTTTGGAAAAAAGAAATATAAGGAAATTGGTGGTACGTGGCCTTCCTTGCAAGCTTTTAATTTAATTACGAATCAAATGCCTCAAAATTGTACTGCTGCTCCTTCATTAGACCAACCATTCTCATCAGAATTAGAAAGAAAAGAAACTTCATCATTTTACCAACCTAGTGTATATATTACTCGGACCAAATCTTGTCTAGCCAGCTCGACCGGGGATGACCAGTTTGGACTTTGCGCATCGACTCCGCCACCTTCTCTAGGACACCTTCGACGGCGACGTCGAATGCGTCCTTGACTGTGTCGAGCGAGTACCTCGGGTCAGCGTACACGAGCCTCGGCACGAGCCTGAGGACCTCCTCCTGCATCCTCCGCACCACGGTTGCGGGTATCCTTCTCAGCGTGTCCTCGATGCTGACGTTCCCCGCGCGCACGCCGTCGTCCGGTATGAACACCGAGTACGTGGCGTGGTCCCCCGGCAGGTGCCACCGGTACTGGAGATACGCGGACGCCGGGTGGAAGAAGACGGGCACGCACCCGGCGACCATGGCGTCGAACGCGGACCGCCGCGTGTACGAGTCCCCCGGCGGCTGGAGGCAGAAGGTGGAGCTCTGGAACAGCCGCATGATGTCCCCCGGGGTGTGGCACTGGCTGGCGCCGGAGGCGCAGCCCAGCTGCCGGCACTTGGACGACGCGCCGCACTGGGCGATGATCTGCGACCGGATGGACCGCGGATCTCCCGGCCGCGGCGCGCCCACGAAGGACATGAGCCACGGGCGGTCGGCGCTCTTGATCCTCTGCTGCCAGTGCAGGACGTCGGCGTCTGTTCGTGGGTGGAAGTAGGTGGGGTACGGCACCGCCATGTCGTTGCCGCGGCCGGGCGCGGTCGACGACTCGACAACAAGCACGGTCATGTTCTTGGCGGCCGGTAGGAAGAGCAGGTTGGTGCCCCAGGTCGGGCTGGGGCAGGTGTGGCGCCGGAAGTCCCACGCCGTGCGCCCCGCCACTAGGAAGTGGTCGCGGCCGCCGGCCCTGCGCCACTCCGGCCGGCCCACGAGCCAGCGCTCCAGGTCGAGCGAGGCGGCGTCCCGCGTGGCGTTGTCGTAGCCCCAGTGGTGCCGCGCGAAGTCGAAGCCGGCGTAGAACGGGAcgaacaccgccgccgccgcggaggAGTCGTTGGTGAGGCAGTCGTACCGTAGCATGCGGCCATGGAAGATGGCGTCCAGCGCGAACTGCTGCGTGGCGTACCAGCCGGCCGCGCCCGTGAGTGCTCCCTCCCCTTCGCCTTCACCCTCCAGCTCGGTTAACGGCTCCCCGAGGCCGGCGTTGCTCACTTGCTCGCACATGTTGGGCCAGCGGCCGTCCGTGCTGCCGCAGCCACTGAGCATGTCGGCGTTGAAGCGCGGCGGGAGATCATGGATATACACGCGTCGCCCCTGGCATGGATCTTTGTCCCCGTCGTCGCTTCGGCTCTCGTAGCCCGCCGCAAACGACACCATGCGCTCCATCGGCGCGACCGCCACGCCACTGATGAGCACGGACAGGCGGAAGTAGAGTACGCAGACCCAAAACAcggcggcgaggaggagcaggaggaggaggaaccgAGGCCGGGGAACGGCGCCATACATCTCCATTGATCGCCGGTATCCTTGGCCGACAATGTGGCTCGTGCAGGCGGTGTGTCGTCGCTGCCGGCTCATCGGTTGAACTCGACCACCGCCATGCGGAGTATTATATACTGATCGAAGTACGGGCCGGGGAGTATATTGTTGGAAGGTGACTGATTTAAGTTAGACATGCATAGCGGTGCCCCGCACGTCGTCACTTTCTAGACTAATTCGCCCTGATTACTTGATTAGGTAGGTGTACGTGCAGGGGCCGACTCTGACAAGCCGTTCACAAGAATATGGGAATAATGTTTATGTGAGCATGTGGATGTTTAGAATATGGGGCAGACTCTTACTTGATTAGGTGTTTTTTGTAGTCCTGCGACTGTAATGTGCGTCACGTCCTCCCAACCTTGATCACATGAGCTCATAATGGAAATGGTGGGTGTCGTGCGAGCGTTTCACCGTACCTCACCACTCCACGGGCATCACGGCTCAACTGTTCCTAAAGAACATAGTTATAGGAAATGCGCCTAAGCGATTTCTGCTAAGAAACGAGGGTGTAGGCTGTGAAGACGCAAGGAAGAATTAGCACTGCCCGCTTTCTATGTGGCGGGAAAGGGATCAACTAGGCGCCATGATTGAGACTTACTATTGGCGCAAAAATCTAATACAACCGTGAAGTGAGGCTAACTATATGAAATTGTAATTGAAGGAATCATAAGAAACATCTAGGTATATAAGATGTGCTCTGATGTAACCTAATCTAGGTGGGATTTTCAGTTTTGTACGCATAGTCAGTGGTGCGTTCAGGGGGTACCGGCTCGTGGCTCAGTGGACCGAGGCAGTCACGGTCGGTCTTTCAAGAAACGCCTTGGGAGCTGGAGAGGTTGCATTCAGCTACTGTCCTGAGAGGGAAACTCGACTCCTGACTCACGGTCTACTGGAGGTGCGTCCTAGGCGCCATGTTGTCGCTTTGAAACGTCGCCTCTGGCCCATCATGTGAAGTCTTGCATATCAGGACACCCCCTTCCTATATAAGCATAGAAGTGGCGACGGTAGTGTTGATGGCAAAATCGTTTGCACGGCAACACAAAGATCAACAATCTAGCCTGTCTTTTCTTTTGCTGTCTTTTGCTGTATGAGGAACAGAACGGCCTTCTTCTTACTGATCTCAAAGAAAATTTGATTCTTTTGGACGAATCTTCAACAGATCAATGGCAAACGGAACCTAAGCGACGCCTAGGTCCCGTTTTCCGGGTGCAGCAGCGTAGGGTCGGCCTACCGCCACGGCGATCTCTGAATTTGCAGGCAAAAACAGAGGAGTCGATGGGGGAAAAACGAACGAAAAAGAAAAAGCTGTGCATAGAAATAAAGTAGATATGTTTTTTATCGATGTTGGGTGTCCCTCTACCGGCCTCTGACCCTACGTATATATAGGGCGATCTGGACTTTGATCCCTTGATCGATCAGGAGACCGATCTGGTTACAACTCTGTTTTACAAGATTTGGTCCTTATCTGTACATTTTGAACAGGAACCTGGTTTCCTTGATAATAAAAACAGTAGACGTCCGCTCCTCTCTGTGCTCCAAAATAATCAAGCATATCTCAACCATAGCACCGTCTTCATCTTACACCTGATGGTGGTTGTACGTGAACAAAACTGGGGTCTAAATCTTCAACTTCCTGTACTCTTACCTCCCCAACTCCATCAGGGTGTGTATATCTTCAGTTAAAAAACAATCTTCAGCTTAGCACATTAGCAGATCAACCTCATTGAAGCTAAGGCTTTGATTCATGATACATATTTTTAATCTGCCAAATTTGACTATCaatacatgcccccctgttttttttTGGTAAAGCTTGCTTGCCAAAAATCATCTGTACCTTGCACCATAATCATTAATCAACACATTTATAATTTAGCTCTGTCTTTGGGCGATGACTAGCATCGGCCATTGGTATCTATTTTTCTCAGGGCGATGGTAATCAAGCACCGGCCATGTGTATTCTATTTTCTTAGGGCGATGATAATCAAGCATCGGCCACATAATACTATCATTCAGGCATCTTGCCAAACGCTTGGATAGTACTTTTTCAAGTACTTCCCATTAAGAGCTTTAGGCAATTTTTCTCCTTGCAAACTCTGTACTAAATATGAATTTCGAGGGACAACCTCCAAAATTTTATAGGGTCCTTCCCAATTTGGCGACCACTCCCCAAACTTATTATCCTTGGACCCAATAGGCAAAATCATTTTCCAAACCAAGTCCCCAATCTGAAACGATTTTTCTCTTACTTTCTTATTATAAGCCTTGGCTACTCTCAATTTATCCCTCTCAATTTCTCTTAAAACTTTCATCCTCTCATCTGTCACTTCGTCTATTCTATCCATCACGAGGTTATGATAATCTACGGCTGACAAATCATTCTGTTTGGCCAACCTAAGTGCATCCAGATTTACTTCAATAGGTAAAACAACCTCTTGCCCATAtactaattcatatggtgtcacttTTGTAGCACCATGCCGAGATATTCGGTGAGCCCATAATGCTTCATGCAACACCTCATGCCACCTTTTTGGATGTTCCTCTATTTTCTTTTTGATAAGCTTAACTAAAATCTTGTTACTAGACTCGGCCTGACCATTGGCCTTAGCATAATACGGTGATGAATTCAAGAGCTTAATCTTAAGTGATTCGGCAAATTCACGTACCTGATGcgacataaaagatgaaccttgatttGTGGTTAAAGTTTGTGGTATGCCGAATCGATAAACAATATGCTCCAAAATAAATTTAATCACCTCCTTATGAGTCATATTTTTAAGAGGAACAGCTTCTGTCCACTTTGTAAAATAATCGGTAGCTACCAAAACAAAAGGATGACCTTTGGATGACTTGGGATGTATTTGGCCGATAAAATCCAAACCCCATCCACGAAACGGCCATGGCTTAATTATAGGGTGCAACATAGAAGCAGGTGCTAACTGTATATCCCCAAATTTTTGGCATGAATCACACCCTTTATAGTATCTAAAACTA contains:
- the LOC119280881 gene encoding xyloglucan galactosyltransferase KATAMARI1 homolog encodes the protein MEMYGAVPRPRFLLLLLLLAAVFWVCVLYFRLSVLISGVAVAPMERMVSFAAGYESRSDDGDKDPCQGRRVYIHDLPPRFNADMLSGCGSTDGRWPNMCEQVSNAGLGEPLTELEGEGEGEGALTGAAGWYATQQFALDAIFHGRMLRYDCLTNDSSAAAAVFVPFYAGFDFARHHWGYDNATRDAASLDLERWLVGRPEWRRAGGRDHFLVAGRTAWDFRRHTCPSPTWGTNLLFLPAAKNMTVLVVESSTAPGRGNDMAVPYPTYFHPRTDADVLHWQQRIKSADRPWLMSFVGAPRPGDPRSIRSQIIAQCGASSKCRQLGCASGASQCHTPGDIMRLFQSSTFCLQPPGDSYTRRSAFDAMVAGCVPVFFHPASAYLQYRWHLPGDHATYSVFIPDDGVRAGNVSIEDTLRRIPATVVRRMQEEVLRLVPRLVYADPRYSLDTVKDAFDVAVEGVLEKVAESMRKVQTGHPRSSWLDKIWSE